The proteins below come from a single Salvelinus fontinalis isolate EN_2023a chromosome 1, ASM2944872v1, whole genome shotgun sequence genomic window:
- the LOC129862639 gene encoding protein-L-histidine N-pros-methyltransferase-like isoform X1 codes for MCHLQLRTLLFVAWVLGYIAFLLATRKMWTGKYVRSPLARSLFMNMISESEEAGQETQEWYKCSPDLLGEVVRPLFVQSHLDQDTQAFLRRSIEKSGWMFTQFYHSFISTVLSPMVSRTSINGFLGRGSMFVFSADQLQQLLRVDPEWRGERLLDLGAGDGGVTEVMGAHFREVYATEVSPPMKWHLQRKKYRLLGIDEWQHTGFQYDLISCLNLLDRCDDPLDLLRGIHRSLVPSTGRLILAAVLPFQPWVEIGGKWQRPREHIKVKGKKWEEQVTNLSNEVFREVGFEVEAVTRLPYLCEGDMYKDYYVLDDAVFVLKPVEE; via the exons ATGTGTCATCTACAGCTGAGGACATTGCTTTTTGTAGCGTGGGTGTTGGGCTACATCGCCTTTCTGCTCGCTACTAGAAAGATGTGGACAGGGAAATACGTGCGCAGTCCACTCGCTCGTTCACTTTTCATGAACATGATAAGCGAAAGCGAAGAAGCCGGACAAGAAACCCAGGAG TGGTACAAGTGCTCTCCAGACTTGTTGGGGGAGGTGGTTAGACCTCTGTTTGTGCAGAGCCATCTGGACCAGGACACCCAGGCTTTTCTGAGACGCAGCATAGAAAAGTCTGGCTGGATGTTCACCCAGTTCTACCACTCCTTCATCTCCACTGTCCTCAGCCCCATGGTGTCACGCACATCCATCAATGG GTTCCTAGGTCGTGGCTCTATGTTTGTGTTCTCTGCGGATCAGCTCCAGCAGCTGCTTCGCGTCGATCCCGAGTGGCGAGGGGAGAGACTGCTGGATCTAGGGGCCGGGGATGGGGGCGTCACTGAGGTGATGGGAGCCCACTTCAGAGAGGTCTACGCCACTGAGGTTTCTCCTCCCATGAAGTGGCACCTCCAGAGGAAGAAGTACAG GCTTTTAGGCATTGATGAATGGCAGCATACTGGATTCCAGTATGACCTGATCAGCTGTCTGAACCTGCTGGACCGCTGTGACGACCCCCTGGATCTCCTCAGGGGCATCCACCGCTCGCTGGTGCCCAGCACGGGAAGACTCATCCTGGCCGCTGTCCTGCCCTTCCAGCCCTGGGTGGAGATAG GTGGGAAGTGGCAGCGCCCTAGAGAGCACATCAAAGTGAAGGGGAAGAAATGGGAGGAGCAAGTCACCAACCTGTCCAATGAGGTGTTCCGGGAAGTGGGGTTTGAGGTGGAGGCAGTGACTCGGCTGCCGTACCTGTGTGAGGGAGACATGTACAAAGATTACTATGTACTGGATGATGCTGTCTTCGTCCTGAAACCTGTGGAGGAGTGA
- the LOC129862639 gene encoding protein-L-histidine N-pros-methyltransferase-like isoform X2, with product MWTGKYVRSPLARSLFMNMISESEEAGQETQEWYKCSPDLLGEVVRPLFVQSHLDQDTQAFLRRSIEKSGWMFTQFYHSFISTVLSPMVSRTSINGFLGRGSMFVFSADQLQQLLRVDPEWRGERLLDLGAGDGGVTEVMGAHFREVYATEVSPPMKWHLQRKKYRLLGIDEWQHTGFQYDLISCLNLLDRCDDPLDLLRGIHRSLVPSTGRLILAAVLPFQPWVEIGGKWQRPREHIKVKGKKWEEQVTNLSNEVFREVGFEVEAVTRLPYLCEGDMYKDYYVLDDAVFVLKPVEE from the exons ATGTGGACAGGGAAATACGTGCGCAGTCCACTCGCTCGTTCACTTTTCATGAACATGATAAGCGAAAGCGAAGAAGCCGGACAAGAAACCCAGGAG TGGTACAAGTGCTCTCCAGACTTGTTGGGGGAGGTGGTTAGACCTCTGTTTGTGCAGAGCCATCTGGACCAGGACACCCAGGCTTTTCTGAGACGCAGCATAGAAAAGTCTGGCTGGATGTTCACCCAGTTCTACCACTCCTTCATCTCCACTGTCCTCAGCCCCATGGTGTCACGCACATCCATCAATGG GTTCCTAGGTCGTGGCTCTATGTTTGTGTTCTCTGCGGATCAGCTCCAGCAGCTGCTTCGCGTCGATCCCGAGTGGCGAGGGGAGAGACTGCTGGATCTAGGGGCCGGGGATGGGGGCGTCACTGAGGTGATGGGAGCCCACTTCAGAGAGGTCTACGCCACTGAGGTTTCTCCTCCCATGAAGTGGCACCTCCAGAGGAAGAAGTACAG GCTTTTAGGCATTGATGAATGGCAGCATACTGGATTCCAGTATGACCTGATCAGCTGTCTGAACCTGCTGGACCGCTGTGACGACCCCCTGGATCTCCTCAGGGGCATCCACCGCTCGCTGGTGCCCAGCACGGGAAGACTCATCCTGGCCGCTGTCCTGCCCTTCCAGCCCTGGGTGGAGATAG GTGGGAAGTGGCAGCGCCCTAGAGAGCACATCAAAGTGAAGGGGAAGAAATGGGAGGAGCAAGTCACCAACCTGTCCAATGAGGTGTTCCGGGAAGTGGGGTTTGAGGTGGAGGCAGTGACTCGGCTGCCGTACCTGTGTGAGGGAGACATGTACAAAGATTACTATGTACTGGATGATGCTGTCTTCGTCCTGAAACCTGTGGAGGAGTGA